One Silene latifolia isolate original U9 population chromosome 4, ASM4854445v1, whole genome shotgun sequence DNA segment encodes these proteins:
- the LOC141653326 gene encoding ATP-dependent Clp protease ATP-binding subunit ClpA homolog CD4B, chloroplastic, translating into MAGALLQSTNIPATFAYQRNGQFQRSGKGRKSVKMMATLQAPGYRMKSFSGLHGGNSLDSLGSTNDCFYTKMRAVISVRRGRASRGVVRAMFERFTEKAIKVIMLAQEEARRLGHNFVGTEQILLGLIGEGTGIAAKVLKSMGINLKDARVEVEKIIGRGSGFVAVEIPFTPRAKRVLELSLEEARQLGHNYIGSEHLLLGLLREGEGVAARVLENLGADPSNIRTQVIRMVGENTEAVGAGVGGGTSGNKMPTLEEYGTNLTKLAEEGKLDPVVGRQPQIERVTQILGRRTKNNPCLIGEPGVGKTAIAEGLAQRIANGDVPETIEGKKVITLDMGLLVAGTKYRGEFEERLKKLMEEIKQSDEIILFIDEVHTLIGAGAAEGAIDAANILKPALARGELQCIGATTLDEYRKHIEKDPALERRFQPVKVPEPTVDETIQILKGLRERYEIHHKLRYTDESLEAAARLSYQYISDRFLPDKAIDLIDEAGSRVRLRHAQLPEEARELEKELRQITKEKNESVRGQDFEKAGELRDREMDLKAQISALIDKNKEMSKAETEAGDVGPVVTEVDIQHIVASWTGIPVDKVSTDESDRLLKMEETLHSRVIGQDEAVKAISRAIRRARVGLKNPNRPIASFIFSGPTGVGKSELAKTLAAYYFGSEEAMIRLDMSEFMERHTVSKLIGSPPGYVGYTEGGQLTEAVRRRPYTVVLFDEIEKAHPDVFNMMLQILEDGRLTDSKGRTVDFKNTLLIMTSNVGSSVIEKGGRKIGFDLDYDEKDSSYNRIKSLVTEELKQYFRPEFLNRLDEMIVFRQLTKLEVKEIADIMLKEVFERLKNKEIELQVTERFRDRVVDEGYNPSYGARPLRRAIMRLLEDSMAEKMLSREIKEGDSVIVDVDSDGNVIVLNGSSGAPPEPLPEVITV; encoded by the exons ATGGCTGGGGCTTTACTACAGTCAACTAATATCCCTGCTACATTTGCCTATCAAAGAAATGGACAATTTCAGAGATCGGGAAAGGGTAGAAAGTCTGTAAAGATGATGGCCACCCTTCAAGCACCTGGATATCGAATGAAAAGTTTCTCAGGGTTGCATGGTGGTAATTCTTTGGATTCCTTGGGATCCACTAACGATTGCTTCTACACCAAAATGAGGGCGGTGATATCTGTACGGAGAGGGAGAGCCAGTCGTGGTGTAGTTAGAGCAATGTTTGAACGTTTCACTGAGAAAGCTATTAAAGTAATTATGCTTGCTCAAGAGGAGGCGAGACGGTTAGGACACAATTTTGTTGGCACGGAGCAAATTCTGCTGGGTCTTATTGGTGAAGGCACCGGTATAGCTGCTAAGGTTTTGAAATCAATGGGAATTAATCTGAAAGATGCCCGTGTTGAAGTTGAGAAGATAATTGGAAGGGGAAGTGGATTTGTAGCTGTTGAGATTCCATTCACTCCCCGTGCCAAGCGCGTGTTGGAACTTTCATTGGAGGAAGCTCGTCAACTTG GTCACAACTATATTGGATCTGAACACTTGCTTCTGGGTCTTCTTCGTGAGGGTGAAGGAGTGGCTGCTCGTGTCCTGGAGAACTTGGGCGCTGATCCAAGTAATATCCGAACACAG GTTATTCGTATGGTGGGTGAGAACACAGAAGCTGTTGGTGCTGGTGTTGGTGGAGGCACTTCTGGCAATAAGATGCCAACCTTGGAGGAGTATGGAACAAATCTGACAAAGTTGGCAGAAGAG GGAAAATTGGATCCTGTTGTTGGAAGGCAGCCACAGATTGAGCGTGTCACCCAGATTCTCGGTAGAAGAACAAAGAACAATCCTTGTCTTATTGGAGAGCCAGGGGTTGGTAAGACAGCAATTGCCGAGGGCCTTGCACAAAGAATTGCAAATGGTGATGTTCCTGAAACAATTGAAGGGAAGAAG GTTATAACTCTTGATATGGGTCTTTTGGTGGCTGGAACTAAGTACCGTGGAGAGTTTGAGGAAAGATTGAAGAAGTTAATGGAGGAAATTAAGCAGAGCGACGAGATAATTCTGTTTATTGATGAGGTACACACTTTGATTGGGGCTGGAGCAGCAGAAGGAGCCATTGATGCCGCTAATATCTTAAAACCAGCTCTTGCAAGAGGTGAATTGCAG TGCATTGGAGCCACCACCCTTGATGAATACAGAAAACACATTGAGAAAGATCCAGCGCTGGAGAGAAGGTTTCAGCCTGTTAAAGTGCCTGAACCCACTGTAGATGAAACCATACAAATTCTGAAAGGCCTTCGTGAACGCTACGAGATACATCATAAACTCCGTTACACGGATGAATCTCTGGAGGCTGCAGCGCGACTTTCTTACCAGTATATCAG TGATCGTTTCCTGCCTGATAAAGCTATTGACCTTATTGATGAAGCTGGTTCTCGTGTTAGACTGCGCCATGCGCAG CTACCAGAAGAAGCTAGGGAGCTTGAAAAAGAACTCCGACAGATTACAAAAGAAAAGAACGAATCTGTCCGAGGCCAAGATTTTGAGAAG GCCGGAGAATTGCGGGACCGGGAAATGGACCTTAAGGCCCAAATTAGTGCTCTGATAGATAAGAATAAAGAAATGAGCAAGGCCGAGACAGAAGCAGGCGATGTCGGTCCTGTGGTGACAGAAGTGGACATTCAGCACATTGTCGCCTCTTGGACTGGTATTCCAGTCGATAAAGTCTCTACAGATGAGTCCGACCGTCTGCTCAAAATGGAAGAAACACTCCACAGTAGAGTCATCGGTCAAGATGAGGCTGTCAAAGCCATTAGTCGAGCCATTCGTCGTGCTCGTGTTGGTCTCAAGAACCCAAACCGTCCCATCGCAAGCTTCATATTCTCTGGCCCCACTGGTGTTGGAAAATCTGAGCTTGCAAAAACCCTAGCCGCCTATTACTTTGGGTCTGAGGAAGCCATGATCCGGCTTGATATGAGTGAGTTCATGGAGAGACACACCGTCTCCAAGCTAATTGGGTCACCGCCTGGTTACGTGGGATACACTGAGGGTGGTCAACTCACTGAGGCCGTCCGCCGCCGCCCTTACACCGTGGTCCTTTTCGATGAAATTGAAAAAGCCCATCCGGATGTATTTAACATGATGCTCCAAATACTCGAAGATGGAAGGCTGACGGACAGCAAAGGCCGGACAGTTGACTTTAAGAACACCCTTCTAATCATGACATCAAACGTTGGAAGCAGCGTGATCGAGAAAGGTGGCCGGAAGATAGGATTCGACTTAGACTATGACGAGAAGGACAGTAGCTACAACAGAATAAAGAGCCTGGTGACTGAGGAGTTGAAGCAATACTTCCGTCCTGAGTTCTTGAATAGGTTGGATGAGATGATTGTGTTCAGACAGCTCACAAAGCTGGAGGTGAAGGAAATTGCAGACATAATGTTGAAGGAAGTGTTTGAGAGGTTGAAGAACAAGGAGATAGAACTTCAAGTAACGGAGAGGTTTAGAGACCGAGTGGTGGACGAGGGTTACAACCCAAGTTACGGGGCCAGGCCTTTGAGAAGAGCCATTATGAGACTTCTTGAAGACAGCATGGCTGAAAAAATGCTTTCCCGGGAAATCAAGGAAGGCGACTCTGTGATTGTAGATGTCGACTCGGATGGAAACGTCATCGTTCTTAATGGAAGTAGCGGAGCACCACCAGAGCCCTTACCCGAGGTTATTACTGTGTAA